In Gouania willdenowi chromosome 17, fGouWil2.1, whole genome shotgun sequence, one DNA window encodes the following:
- the LOC114479062 gene encoding myomegalin isoform X3, producing the protein MLDVKMKDTCRICGRELCGNQRRWIFHPTAKLNLQVLLSHALGRELSRDGRGEFACSKCTFMLDRMYRFDTVIARVEALSIERLQRLLQEKHRLRQCINGLYRKTNNSSEEEGGGAVVVTAPCDGMVDISGLTHAKYCALLQEDLVYSLYESWAEDGGGVDGHHHPHPPTTGSGSDATTASSHRCTPNTPRKCRGCSHLRVADSDYEAVCKVPRKLARSISCGPSTRYSASVAGGEADDESEEPEPASSITLVPGSEDQSRTSDSDRTLAGRASSSLSVASLETTEEFTQHGAFDDLMSELLSEEHMEPPAGPSSPGPDPSLSLTLCLLQSCSTYRPVQTSRGSRLPVLLRHRNGDAKPRLSPCRGRHHQTLDPPVIKLNAERDQDLNLGHMENLLEDVYRECPPPLPHQSLVEERQSQLSQYECVAGQCVSELHKAQLQVQSLQAKVDESETNNLKLQEKLDEMESELRLLRQAAQSSERTIQGLTESISTKDGEAQELYQLIEGQNATLCTLQELAHRNQLSQRTTPAGEVGDALTLSRLQGELVGVQSSLFSLGLELEASQRSLRHSQRQGEDVFRFKDRLNSDLQEALQHREETEKHNQDLRCSLHKLRLELEAKEAQLKENEVQGLVAEQEKDRTIAQLQSSVQDKQRLLEEYSEMLELTRSSKPRDALLDKMRERIKERDKALERSIDEKFRTLEDHDAEVRSLQLALREKERDLERLRCILSNNEQTLTSVDAVLRAKELELEQAADAYRNLQWLRTQSEQEERHALTERDAIISQLQDALRTHSQETQALTAGRAPPSPGEAVEELKARLALKEKLIQELLSDRRRQSEERHAEVQELLNALGSKDQYLQDSSHRLSQVIAERTAQLQELRAQLSLREQELMELRREKEREKGEEGVQMRALIKEKEALIQELMQAQESQQEVKVLQEELQLLLKKDKEAQEELCALRSALAQQASHNTTTDHKVELDQLVSQYNQLNDALRTEKSLYQSLTHAHSSSSAHTLALHTELDSVQALRGQLDEVLSRARHTALTLQQRQPDFGELSSDEEEEEEGDDEEGSSEEFSDSIEDDNDEEEEEDHRASARPQESDGCVSGAQMRTLHSLREENQSLEEEEEEQMCPLVGGKRGPPCVSLSDEPGKRQCVRPSDTSSAGDGTEVDVLWQDIDEGLREQASRLTSDLALSQQENRDLLEKLMVSEATVQAQSEQLKDYRDLLTETSVQQASKQVQVDLQDLGYETCGRSENEAEREDTSSPEFDDLEMCTSLSHHQDGEGVGGGWLDPKRCGPSGDESALLHHLVQDLRSQLSRCHKVIRGLQIRVRSLSTTSDYASSLERTPCKVNWAFETSLAPSAAEEDEGWMSDTQGTVCGSKPSSELQELVSRVASLEAQLKNKGKAEEEKCPTWPDRKYNSLIQAQARELSHLRQRMREGQGVIHILSQHLGDTTKAFEELLRANDIDYYMGQSFREQLAHSSALVHRVGTKISSGESVENSEDKIGHELLTIRLSKELQQKDQIISSLHTKLQQRVETPSSCHALSETTEPSDRTSLASDEYQTNEDLDMCSDLDAGDFQHQEPEADVRPSSPSPSRHGFLTASSSCPNMLSSAFVPLSNQPGPVPFREPVRSSLSTPSGPGPRPRSLTVIAVRPELEMLYKRTNELNGGFSVSPSSKPLFELSNYSQLSHPAFQQYPLGGIIPPRHPMTCEPGRPVWDVGNTQTTRGGVNLMEEHLQEVRYLRQRLDESIRTNERLRQQLEEKLATVGREGGAATNIYIQGLDTVTQLSNEIRILKEENVALRSRLQSTSDTSEEVAQLRETLLSLRARVKQSELEAEQWKEELRRLQTHSQDQGQLLHTLRQERQDEQDNTNRLQHELSLLQQQLCESRRLVHSLQSELHVYDRVCSSSNTNKGYLCELPALPVELRELLQEVRSLRAQLQNSVQENSALKQLELHKQLEQKLGVASPRTPCLSALSASPQRENFCRRLLLHDPSPSPPVRDIGLFNCGSPGLPSYSDLEDNHSTANDALDPHSELEGEAPDGSFANRNGRHAVGHVDDYSALQQQVLEGRGLVHNMEATLEARLSPLLLEGRNKEQVLDYECVRTLLSNTKTLRQILEESSSLLKMFWRAALPSSDPSVHSLKREQSMQEELLSLKLRVSEQEEVLKGTIQRLRSTSRSKESMEHFIVSQLSRTRDVMKKARTNLEKNELRLSSLSASSSSHCAAEDSGGPGGRRPAAGGRVLTALRKRSNQCLL; encoded by the exons ATGCTGGACGTGAAGATGAAGGACACGTGTCGTATCTGCGGCCGCGAGCTCTGCGGGAACCAGCGTCGGTGGATCTTCCATCCGACGGCCAAGCTCAACCTGCAGGTGCTGCTGTCGCACGCCCTGGGCCGCGAGCTGAGTCGCGACGGGCGCGGCGAGTTTGCCTGCTCAAAGTGCACCTTCATGCTGGACCGTATGTACCGCTTCGACACGGTCATCGCCCGCGTGGAGGCACTGTCAATCGAGCGGCTGCAGCGCCTCCTGCAGGAGAAGCACCGCCTCAGGCAGTGCATCAACGGACTTTACCGGAAGACCAACAACTCTAGCGAGGAGGAGGGTGGTGGCGCCGTGGTGGTGACGGCGCCGTGCGACGGCATGGTGGATATCTCGGGTCTGACCCACGCTAAATACTGCGCTCTGCTTCAGGAGGACTTGGTCTACTCTCTGTACGAGTCGTGGGCAGAAGACGGCGGCGGCGTGGACGGCCACCATCACCCTCACCCTCCTACTACTGGTTCTGGATCTGACGCTACGACTGCTAGCTCGCACCGCTGCACGCCCAACACGCCACGCAAGTGCCGGGGGTGTTCCCACCTGCGCGTGGCCGACTCCGACTATGAGGCCGTGTGCAAGGTTCCCAGGAAGCTAGCTCGTAGCATCTCCTGTGGACCCTCAACCAGATACTCGGCTAGCGTCGCTGGTGGAGAAGCAGATGACGAGTCTGAAGAACCAGAACCCGCATCCTCGATAACCCTGGTACCTGGTTCCGAGGATCAATCCAGGACCTCGGACAGCGACCGGACCCTGGCCGGACGGGCCAGCTCCAGCCTGTCGGTTGCTTCCCTGGAGACGACCGAGGAGTTCACTCAACATGGAGCGTTTGACGACCTGATGTCTGAGCTTCTGTCTGAGGAGCACATGGAACCCCCTGCTGGTCCAAGCTCTCCAGGACCAGATCCCAGCCTGTCCCTGACCCTGTGTCTGCTGCAGAGCTGCTCCACGTACCGGCCGGTCCAGACCTCCAGAGGCAGTAGGCTGCCCGTGCTCCTCAGACATAGGAATGGAGATGCTAAACCACGTCTGTCTCCATGTAGGGGTAGACATCACCAGACCCTGGACCCGCCTGTGATCAAACTGAACGCTGAGAGAGACCAGGACCTGAACCTGGGCCACATGGAGAACCTGTTGGAAGATGTATACAGAGAgtgtcctcctcctcttcctcatcag AGTCTCGTTGAAGAGCGCCAAAGTCAGCTGAGCCAGTACGAGTGTGTGGCGGGTCAGTGTGTGAGTGAACTGCACAAGGCTCAGCTACAGGTCCAGTCACTGCAGGCCAAAGTAGACGAGAGCGAGACCAACAACCTG aagCTTCAGGAGAAACTGGACGAGATGGAGAGTGAGCTGCGTTTGCTACGACAAGCGGCGCAGAGCAGCGAGCGCACCATCCAGGGCCTGACCGAGTCCATCAGCACCAAAGACGGagag GCTCAGGAGCTGTATCAGCTGATCGAAGGGCAGAACGCCACTCTGTGCACGCTGCAGGAGCTTGCTCATCGTAACCAGCTGTCCCAGCGCACG ACTCCTGCAGGTGAAGTGGGCGACGCCCTGACTCTGTCCCGGCTGCAGGGTGAGCTGGTGGGCGTGCAGAGCTCGCTGTTCTCGCTAGGCCTGGAGCTGGAGGCGAGCCAAAGGAGTCTGAGGCACAGCCAGAGGCAGGGAGAGGATGTGTTCAGGTTCAAAGACAGACTGAACTCTGACCTACAGGAAGCCCTGCAGCACAGGGAGGAGACGGAGAAGCACAACCAG GACCTGCGCTGCTCTCTACACAAGCTTCGGTTGGAGTTGGAGGCTAAAGAAGCCCAGCTGAAGGAGAACGAGGTCCAGGGACTCGTAGCAGAGCAGGAGAAGGACCGGACTATCGCTCAGCTACAGAGTTCTGTGCAGGACAAGCAGCGACTGCtggag GAGTATTCTGAGATGCTGGAGTTGACGAGAAGCTCCAAACCACGAGATGCTTTGTTGGACAAGATGAGAGAACGTATTAAAGAGCGAGACAAAGCTCTGgag CGCTCCATCGATGAAAAGTTTCGCACTCTAGAGGATCACGACGCTGAGGTGAGGAGCCTGCAGCTCGCGCTCAGGGAAAAGGAGCGTGACCTGGAGAGGCTGCGCTGCATCCTGTCCAACAACGAGCAGACGCTCACG AGTGTGGACGCTGTGCTGAGAGCTAAGGAGCTGGAGCTGGAGCAGGCGGCCGACGCCTACAGGAACCTTCAGTGGCTCAGGACGCAGAGCGAGCAGGAGGAGAGACACGCTCTGACAGAGAGAGACGCCATCATCAGCCAGCTGCAGGACGCCCTGCGCACACACAGCCAGGAGACTCAg GCGCTGACGGCTGGCCGTGCTCCGCCCAGTCCGGGCGAGGCCGTGGAGGAGCTGAAGGCTCGCCTGGCGCTGAAAGAGAAACTGATCCAGGAGCTGCTGTCGGACCGACGCCGTCAGTCAGAGGAACGCCACGCTGAGGTCCAGGAGCTGCTGAACGCGCTGGGATCTAAAGATCAGTACCTGCAG GACTCCTCCCACAGGCTGTCCCAGGTGATCGCTGAGCGCACTGCACAGCTGCAGGAGCTCCGTGCACAGCTGTCGCTACGGGAACAGGAGCTGATGGAGCTGAGGAgggagaaggagagagagaaaggagaaGAGGGCGTCCAGATGAGGGCGCTGATCAAAGAGAAGGAAGCTCTCATACAG GAGTTGATGCAGGCACAGGAGAGCCAGCAGGAGGTCAAGGTTCTGCAGGAggagctgcagctgctgctgaagAAGGACAAAGAAGCTCAG GAGGAACTCTGTGCTCTGCGCTCAGCTTTGGCTCAACAAGCGTCGCACAACACGACAACAGATCACAAA gttGAACTGGATCAGCTAGTGTCCCAGTACAACCAGCTGAACGACGCCCTGAGAACAGAGAAGAGTTTATATCAGAGTCTGACCCACGCTCACAG CAGCAGCTCAGCACACACCCTGGCCCTCCACACAGAGTTAGATTCTGTTCAGGCGCTGCGTGGGCAGCTGGATGAGGTCCTGTCCAGGGCGCGGCACACGGCGCTGACGCTGCAGCAAAGACAGCCTGACTTTGGAG AGCTCAGCAgtgacgaggaggaggaggaggagggagatgATGAAGAGGGCAGCAGTGAAGAGTTCTCAGACAGCATAGAGGATGataatgatgaggaggaggaggaggaccacAGAGCTTCAGCAAGACCACAGGAGAGTGATGGATGTGTTTCTGGGGCTCAGATGAG AACTCTGCACAGCCTGAGGGAGGAAAACCAGagcctggaggaggaggaagaggagcagaTGTGTCCTCTGGTGGGGGGAAAGCGAGGCCCTCCATGTGTGAGTCTGAGCGACGAGCCTGGAAAGAGACAGTGTGTGAGGCCCAGTGACACG AGTTCTGCTGGCGATGGGACAGAGGTGGACGTGCTCTGGCAGGACATAGACGAGGGTCTCCGTGAGCAGGCGTCTcgtttgacctctgacctggcTCTGAGCCAGCAGGAGAACAGGGACCTGCTGGAGAAGCTGATGGTGTCTGAGGCCACGGTTCAGGCTCAGTCTGAGCAGTTGAAGGACTACAGAGACCTGCTCA CAGAGACGTCCGTCCAACAGGCCAGTAAACAAGTCCAGGTGGACCTCCAGGACCTGGGCTACGAGACGTGTGGACGCAGTGAGAAcgaagcagagagagaagacACCAGCAGTCCAG AGTTTGACGACCTGGAGATGTGCACGTCTCTGTCCCATCACCAGGACGGGGAGGGTGTGGGTGGGGGCTGGTTGGATCCAAAGCGCTGTGGTCCCAGCGGTGATGAGTCAGCACTTCTTCATCATCTGGTCCAGGACCTGCGCTCTCAGCTCAGCCGCTGCCATAAAGTGATCAGAGGTCTGCAGATAAGAGTCCGTTCTCTGTCCACCACCAGTGACTACGCCTCCAGCCTGGAGCGCACACCCTGCAAG GTGAACTGGGCTTTTGAGACGTCTCTGGCTCCCAGCGCTGCAGAGGAAGATGAAGGATGGATGTCTGACACTCAGGGGACCGTGTGTGGGTCCAAGCCCAGCTCGGAGCTCCAGGAGCTGGTGTCACGTGTGGCGTCTCTGGAGGCTCAGCTGAAGAATAAAGGCAAAGCAGAGGAGGAGAAATGTCCCACGTGGCCTGA CAGGAAGTACAACTCCCTGATCCAGGCCCAGGCTCGAGAGCTGTCCCACCTGAGGCAGAGGATGAGGGAAGGCCAGGGAGTGATTCACATCCTCAGCCAACACCTGGGAGACACTACCAAG GCCTTTGAGGAGCTGCTGAGAGCCAACGACATCGACTACTACATGGGTCAGAGCTTCAGAGAACAACTGGCTCACAGCTCTGCTCTGGTACACAGAGTAGGAACCAAGATCAGCTCAG GAGAATCTGTGGAGAACTCTGAGGATAAAATAGGACACGAGTTACTCACCATAAG GTTGAGTAAAGAGCTTCAGCAAAAAGATCAAATCATCTCGTCGCTGCACACGAAGCTCCAGCAGCGTGTGGAGACGCCGTCCAGCTGCCACGCCCTCTCAGAGACCACCGAGCCCTCAGACAGGACCTCACTGGCATCGGACGAGTACCAAACCAATGAGGACCTGGACATGTGCTCCGATTTAGACGCTGGAGACTTTCAGCACCAGGAGCCAGAAGCAGatg TCCGTCCATCCTCTCCATCTCCATCTCGTCATGGCTTCCTCACGGCGTCCAGCAGTTGTCCCAACATGCTCTCCTCTGCCTTTGTGCCTTTGAGCAATCAGCCCGGCCCAG TCCCGTTCAGGGAGCCTGTCCGCTCATCCCTGTCCACACCCTCTGGTCCGGGGCCCCGGCCCAGGTCTCTGACAGTGATCGCTGTGCGGCCGGAGCTGGAGATGTTGTACAAACGCACAAATGAGCTCAACGGGG GATTTTCAGTTTCTCCGTCCTCCAAGCCTCTGTTCGAGCTTTCAAACTATAGCCAGCTTTCCCATCCTGCCTTTCAACAATACCCGCTGGGTGGGATTATTCCACCGAGACACCCAATGACGTGTGAGCCAGGGCGGCCGGTGTGGGACGTGGGAAACACGCAGACAACACGAGGAG GAGTGAATCTGATGGAGGAGCACCTACAGGAGGTGAGATATCTGCGTCAGCGTTTGGACGAGTCCATCAGAACCAACGAGAGGCTCAGGCAACAGCTGGAGGAGAAACTGGCAACCGTTGGAAGGGAAGGAG GTGCAGCTACAAACATCTACATCCAGGGTCTGGACACAGTGACTCAGCTGTCCAATGAGATCCGGATCCTGAAGGAGGAGAACGTGGCTCTGAGGTCCCGCCTCCAGTCCACCTCAG aCACGAGTGAGGAGGTGGCTCAGCTGCGTGAGACGCTGTTGTCATTGCGTGCACGTGTGAAACAGAGCGAGCTGGAGGCGGAGCAATGGAAGGAGGAGCTGAGACGTCTACAGACTCACAGTCAGGACCAAGGACAGCTCCTCCACACGCTGAGACAGGAGAGACAGGACGAGCAGGACAACACCAACag gctACAACACGAGCTGTCTCTGCTGCAGCAGCAGTTGTGTGAGAGCAGACGACTCGTTCACTCTCTGCAGAGCGAGTTACACGTCTACGACCGCGTCTGCTCCAGCTCCAACACCAACAAAG gctATCTGTGTGAGTTGCCGGCTCTCCCTGTGGAGCTCAGGGAACTCCTGCAGGAGGTGAGGAGTCTCAGAGCTCAGCTCCAGAACAGCGTACAGGAGAACAGCGCCCTGAAACAGCTGGAGCTGCACAAACAGCTGGAGCAGAAACTGGGTGTGGCCTCTCCACGCACCCCCTGTCTGAGCGCGCTCAGTGCCAGCCCTCAGAGGGAGAACTTCTGCAGGCGTCTGCTGCTTCACG ATCCATCTCCGTCCCCTCCTGTCAGAGACATTGGTTTGTTTAACTGTGGATCTCCTGGTCTTCCTTCTTATTCAGACCTGGAGGACAACCACAGCACTGCTAATG ACGCCCTGGACCCTCACTCTGAGCTGGAGGGAGAAGCTCCCGACGGGTCGTTCGCAAACCGTAACGGGCGCCACGCGGTGGGTCACGTGGACGACTACAGCGCCCTGCAACAGCAGGTCCTGGAGGGCCGAGGCCTCGTGCACAACATGGAGGCCACGCTGGAGGCCCGTCTGAGCCCCCTGCTGCTGGAGGGAAGGAACAAAGAGCAG